From a region of the Tachypleus tridentatus isolate NWPU-2018 chromosome 1, ASM421037v1, whole genome shotgun sequence genome:
- the LOC143231021 gene encoding uncharacterized protein LOC143231021, with the protein MLINAPMDALEEFLVVSKERILEQIEAECECSDCEKSQKEMLRYGKETGSEIKNIWRTSWKKLKTENQRKNRRPFYSLPDVKKTRVKNGNTMVRKLGNKGKREEKINCNYILTDKKDEVPLSFLYIHREIVDNAFGLLLSPISSLRTVVSRAHKSLLSPARSLSGLCTKTLKQKLCYH; encoded by the coding sequence ATGTTGATAAATGCTCCAATGGATGCTTTAGAAGAATTTCTGGTAGTTTCTAAAGAAAGGATTCTGGAACAAATAGAAGCAGAATGTGAGTGTAGTGACTGTGAAAAGTCTCAGAAGGAAATGTTGAGGTACGGAAAGGAGACAGGAAGCGAGATTAAAAATATATGGAGAACATCATGGAAGAAGTTGAAAACTGAGAATCAAAGAAAAAATAGGAGACCCTTTTATTCTTTACCTGATGTTAAAAAAACTAGAGTGAAAAATGGCAACACTATGGTCAGAAAATTAGGTAACAAAGGGAAACGTGAAGAAAAGATAAACTGCAATTACATATTAACTGATAAGAAAGATGAAGTGCCTCTTTCCTTTTTATATATCCACAGAGAGATCGTGGACAATGCTTTTGGTCTTCTTTTATCCCCAATATCTTCACTCAGAACTGTTGTTAGCAGAGCTCACAAGAGTCTGTTAAGTCCAGCTAGGTCTTTATCAGGTCTGTGCACTAAGACCCTCAAACAGAAGTTGTGTTATCACTAA
- the LOC143233728 gene encoding lactosylceramide 4-alpha-galactosyltransferase-like, which translates to MNYIESGNIFFSETSGRCYLKTRESCAIESAAKHNPTYRIRFIYTCNNFTELIKDEGFQIIYRIRNVEAVQLNVQQNFSEYPFAKWYQSKDFKKTINKPVGLSDGLRYTLLRKFGGTTLDTDCISRKPLPSLLAFAGFQSGSVVNNAVIRAQKESPFIIECTERFVSEYSPTTWGYNGPRLLTQVFKEACKKETKRYGTGSKCYNVYLFPTSAFYPVHFSKSNLFFDPNATSLLQDMWKDSYTVHIWNKIVQRKHHKPGDGSPMDHLFKENCPVTYSYIMKQGPVS; encoded by the coding sequence atgaattatatCGAATcaggaaacatttttttctctgaaacttCTGGCAGATGTTACCTGAAGACCAGGGAATCTTGTGCCATCGAATCTGCGGCAAAACATAATCCAACTTACCGGATAAGATTCATTTACACTTGTAATAATTTCACGGAACTGATAAAGGATGAAGGTTTTCAAATAATCTATCGTATCAGAAATGTTGAGGCTGTACAACTGAACGTCCAACAAAATTTCTCAGAATATCCCTTTGCAAAATGGTATCAGAGCAAAGACTTTAAGAAAACGATAAATAAACCAGTAGGTTTGTCAGATGGTTTGCGATACACGCTACTAAGAAAATTTGGTGGTACAACCCTAGACACTGACTGTATTTCCCGTAAACCACTACCTTCCTTACTTGCTTTCGCAGGTTTTCAGTCCGGATCGGTAGTAAACAATGCAGTAATAAGAGCTCAGAAAGAAAGTCCGTTTATTATCGAATGCACCGAAAGATTTGTAAGTGAGTACAGTCCGACCACGTGGGGCTACAATGGTCCACGCTTACTTACTCAAGTCTTCAAGGAAGCctgtaagaaagaaacaaaacgcTATGGAACTGGCTCTAAATGTTACAATGTTTATCTCTTTCCTACTTCAGCGTTCTATCCTGTTCACTTTTCCAAGAGTAACTTGTTTTTTGATCCCAACGCTACTTCACTCCTGCAAGATATGTGGAAGGATAGTTATACAGTTCACATCTGGAACAAAATAGTCCAACGTAAACACCATAAGCCAGGAGACGGGAGTCCAATGGATCACCTTTTTAAGGAGAATTGTCCAGTAACTTATTCTTACATTATGAAACAAGGTCCAGTAAGTTAA